One stretch of Rosistilla oblonga DNA includes these proteins:
- a CDS encoding CHAT domain-containing tetratricopeptide repeat protein, with translation MNIPFRFKFSLWHFACVFAIAATMCLNSTVHAQLREVESEQTLETMQGLMQQAQQHQVNGELDKAIETMQRLLTMQRRITGGPSVDTAQLLVMLSELQRRVDDFAGAETSLTEALQIIEPALGENDWRTAETRLHLKDVQIYQELTPKQRESLKQAEELRQEQRIFEEAGDYLRAIDSGKKALKIEKSILGEMHPQTAETMERLSLAYSTIHHYQAAEPLAREALRIREILFGDQHPQYASCLITWALLANSRGEYQGAITSLEKALEVLMQSVGEADASVQETLGDLARNYMAMGRFDEAEAFYNQALTITENTVGKEHPEYQRMLGDLAIVYSNRGEYTKAEAAYKETLALIERNQGKQDPNYAACLNDFARNYRTKGDHDNARKLLEETLHLLSRAREKSHPSYARALSDLSSLCRVEGDFEQAEKLLQQAIELLNSRVVGVQHPTYATCLDELATLRLDQANFVEAEKLFQEALKIRKQSFGEHSVHYAESLDSLASFYSGMGDGAKAAGLYRQSNAIVRKILGNEHPDSVTSTSNLASTLASMGETEKAEAAFQDALSVYKQNFGESHPKYVQELVQIGQFYLDVGEYEQAKTHLQRARDLVLEVFGDEHQQYLSVTRGLALLAARTGDLETAQRLLRQAIETSTTILGDQHPQTFGLRYDLAAIFYTRKDFALADPLFRNSLHAARAGLDTAAIIQSERQQLVMAGSIRYQLDSYLAMVVDAEQFQTRAFREVLSWKGATSVRQQQMRTVVDDEELAPLFKNLQQTATRLASLSRIFPDPKTQDSWKRQITDLTAEKEQLEAELSQQSVTFRNAQDPVALEDLLTALPPDATLVDFVEYSRPNPDEITNKDHRWVRSLIAFVIRKDQPIALLDLGPVAPISEAIDTWRQSFGTSRDGVAAGQSLRKAIWEPLEKHLGITDLVLVSVDGVLGRLPLQALPGKKPDTYLVEDHRLAFIPVPQLLPSLVAGQPPEQSTNSLLVMGDVNYDAESNQAEKIALNSLSTALVRGSDTHFANLPGTVGEIATIKSVFSQQADASSADIKSLGQDEATEHAFRAAAPQYRTLHLATHGFFAAADKKSALAGDAKRSDMQRLASERDQIVRGFNPGLLSGLAFSGANRKPELDQDDGILTADEIAALRLDHVDLVVLSACETGLGEVAGGEGLLGVQRSFQVAGARSTVASLWQVGDVATKLLMERFYRNLWEKKMSKLDALREAQLHLLNHPEEVLDNESFRGDRRVRPAKNKTHPNRLSPQFWAAFSLSGDWR, from the coding sequence ATGAACATACCGTTCCGCTTTAAGTTTTCGCTGTGGCATTTCGCCTGTGTCTTTGCTATCGCTGCGACGATGTGCCTGAACTCGACAGTCCATGCTCAGCTTCGCGAAGTAGAAAGCGAGCAAACACTGGAGACGATGCAGGGTTTAATGCAGCAGGCCCAGCAGCACCAAGTGAATGGTGAACTGGACAAGGCGATTGAAACGATGCAGCGGTTGCTCACCATGCAACGACGGATTACTGGCGGACCAAGTGTCGATACCGCTCAACTGTTAGTTATGCTGTCAGAGCTTCAGCGTCGCGTCGATGATTTTGCTGGTGCCGAGACATCGCTCACCGAAGCGTTGCAAATCATCGAACCAGCCCTCGGGGAAAATGACTGGCGAACCGCAGAAACTCGATTGCATCTCAAGGACGTGCAAATCTATCAGGAACTTACACCGAAACAACGCGAGAGCCTCAAGCAAGCGGAGGAATTGCGTCAGGAACAACGAATCTTTGAAGAGGCCGGAGACTATCTTAGAGCGATCGATTCAGGCAAGAAGGCACTTAAGATCGAGAAGTCGATACTAGGTGAGATGCATCCGCAGACTGCCGAAACGATGGAAAGGTTATCGCTTGCGTACTCGACCATCCATCACTACCAAGCCGCCGAACCACTTGCCCGCGAAGCGCTCCGTATTCGCGAGATTCTCTTTGGCGACCAACACCCTCAGTATGCCAGTTGCCTCATCACATGGGCATTACTGGCAAACAGCCGTGGCGAATACCAGGGTGCGATAACAAGCTTAGAAAAGGCGTTAGAGGTTCTCATGCAGTCTGTCGGTGAAGCCGATGCAAGCGTGCAGGAAACACTAGGCGACTTAGCACGCAATTACATGGCGATGGGACGTTTTGATGAAGCCGAAGCGTTCTACAATCAAGCGTTAACGATCACCGAAAACACGGTCGGCAAAGAGCATCCCGAGTACCAACGCATGCTCGGCGATCTTGCGATTGTTTACAGCAATCGAGGGGAATACACCAAGGCGGAAGCGGCGTACAAGGAAACGCTCGCACTCATTGAGCGAAATCAAGGCAAGCAAGATCCTAATTACGCGGCTTGCCTGAATGATTTTGCCAGGAACTATCGAACCAAGGGTGATCACGATAATGCTCGCAAACTGCTCGAAGAAACACTGCATCTGCTATCACGTGCTCGTGAAAAATCACATCCATCCTACGCTCGCGCTCTGAGCGATTTGTCCAGCCTGTGCAGGGTCGAAGGGGATTTTGAGCAAGCTGAAAAATTGTTGCAACAAGCTATCGAATTGCTAAACAGCCGAGTCGTTGGCGTGCAGCACCCGACCTACGCTACCTGTCTCGATGAATTGGCGACCTTGCGGCTCGACCAAGCGAATTTCGTCGAAGCAGAAAAGCTCTTCCAAGAGGCACTCAAAATTCGCAAACAGAGTTTTGGCGAGCATTCCGTCCATTACGCCGAGAGCCTCGACAGTCTCGCCAGCTTCTATTCAGGGATGGGGGATGGGGCCAAAGCAGCGGGGCTCTATCGGCAATCCAATGCGATCGTCCGAAAAATACTCGGTAATGAACATCCCGATAGTGTAACTAGCACATCCAATCTTGCCTCAACCTTGGCTTCCATGGGCGAAACTGAGAAGGCAGAGGCCGCATTCCAGGATGCGTTGTCTGTTTACAAACAGAACTTCGGTGAATCGCATCCAAAGTATGTGCAGGAACTTGTCCAAATCGGGCAGTTCTATCTCGATGTCGGTGAGTACGAGCAGGCGAAAACTCATTTACAACGCGCCCGCGATTTGGTCCTAGAAGTATTCGGTGACGAACACCAGCAGTATCTGAGTGTGACACGCGGTTTGGCCTTACTCGCCGCTAGGACGGGCGATTTGGAAACTGCTCAGCGATTGCTCCGGCAAGCCATTGAGACGTCAACAACCATCCTAGGAGATCAACATCCGCAAACCTTCGGATTACGATATGATCTCGCTGCGATATTCTACACTCGTAAAGACTTCGCACTCGCCGACCCACTGTTTCGAAACAGTTTGCACGCTGCACGTGCCGGGCTAGATACTGCCGCGATCATCCAATCGGAGCGTCAGCAATTGGTGATGGCCGGTAGTATCCGTTATCAATTGGACTCGTATCTCGCGATGGTCGTTGATGCTGAACAATTTCAGACGCGCGCATTTCGCGAAGTCCTCAGTTGGAAAGGTGCGACATCGGTGCGGCAACAGCAAATGCGAACCGTTGTCGACGATGAAGAACTAGCTCCGTTATTTAAAAATCTTCAGCAAACCGCCACACGTTTGGCTTCGTTGTCGCGGATCTTCCCCGACCCCAAAACTCAAGATTCGTGGAAGCGTCAAATCACAGACCTGACGGCAGAGAAAGAGCAACTCGAGGCGGAATTGAGTCAGCAAAGCGTGACGTTCCGCAATGCCCAAGATCCCGTTGCGCTGGAGGATTTGCTCACCGCACTTCCACCCGACGCAACTCTTGTGGACTTCGTTGAGTATTCACGCCCAAACCCCGATGAAATCACCAACAAAGACCATCGTTGGGTTCGGAGTTTAATAGCATTCGTGATCCGCAAGGATCAACCGATCGCATTGTTGGATCTAGGCCCGGTCGCTCCTATCAGCGAAGCAATCGACACTTGGCGACAATCGTTTGGAACTTCCCGAGACGGAGTTGCGGCGGGACAGAGCCTACGCAAAGCGATCTGGGAGCCGCTAGAAAAGCACCTCGGGATCACCGATCTTGTGTTGGTTTCCGTCGATGGCGTTTTAGGGCGACTTCCACTGCAGGCCCTGCCTGGGAAGAAGCCGGACACGTATTTGGTCGAGGACCATCGGCTCGCGTTCATTCCCGTCCCCCAACTGTTGCCCTCGTTGGTCGCTGGTCAACCTCCCGAGCAATCGACAAACAGCTTGCTTGTGATGGGCGACGTGAACTACGACGCCGAGTCGAACCAGGCAGAGAAGATCGCATTAAATTCCTTGAGCACAGCATTGGTTCGCGGATCCGATACACATTTCGCCAACCTGCCCGGAACTGTCGGCGAAATCGCGACGATTAAATCGGTCTTCAGCCAACAGGCGGATGCGAGTTCCGCAGATATCAAGTCGCTTGGTCAAGACGAAGCAACCGAGCATGCGTTTCGAGCAGCAGCGCCACAGTATCGCACGTTGCATCTGGCAACTCACGGATTCTTCGCCGCTGCGGATAAGAAATCTGCATTGGCCGGCGACGCGAAACGTAGCGACATGCAACGGCTCGCTTCGGAACGAGACCAGATCGTTCGTGGCTTTAACCCCGGATTGTTGTCGGGACTGGCGTTTAGTGGTGCCAATCGAAAACCGGAACTGGACCAAGACGATGGCATTCTCACTGCGGATGAAATCGCTGCACTGCGTTTGGATCACGTCGACCTCGTGGTCCTTTCCGCATGCGAAACGGGGCTGGGCGAAGTTGCTGGCGGCGAGGGCTTATTGGGCGTGCAGCGATCGTTTCAAGTTGCCGGTGCACGATCGACGGTCGCCAGTTTGTGGCAGGTTGGCGACGTGGCGACAAAGTTGCTGATGGAACGCTTCTATCGCAATCTATGGGAAAAGAAGATGAGCAAGCTCGACGCGCTGCGTGAGGCTCAGTTGCATCTACTAAATCACCCCGAAGAAGTCCTCGATAACGAATCGTTTCGCGGAGACCGCCGCGTCCGCCCGGCGAAAAACAAAACACACCCCAACCGCCTATCGCCCCAATTCTGGGCCGCGTTTTCACTGAGTGGAGATTGGCGATGA
- a CDS encoding caspase family protein — translation MRRIAHRSFALIRSCVCNVILLALLGGLPCNADSRRGGVKPLRYRQQHAVIVGINYDSLDPDAQIEVPRLETAEQDAQAVRDMLVDHYGFADANVHLLLGQDATLQKIRSQFGSAFLGDPSIVHEDDSVLVFYAGHGVRQQRYSQKEESYVGMLYPSDLHVIEGKGVDPVTCLRIDDMMRMLQDYCLARHKLVILDSCHSGEVFNFHSSRSAGVNRGLRETLFHAPALQAIAAAQATQVAADSVGASDHSPFTSVLLDALKHGPGAEEDRRLFTASELFAFIPRRIRQLENVRQDPRGGWLDGEGDFYFFPTGLEVGTAEMQLATSAMPEPVVATVPAGQSTSGRSYRWLLVGIAMFVFAATALLLRRMTSQPTTTFASTQPPINTAQPFPFTPSSADVTTHPTTPAVPVSAEETKKCLVFVAGANWEAHCAFGPEAVFGRDPNCSFTLPGASRNVSNQHSRVTINRQNQSIALEDLNSRHGTTVDDQPISGKRQLNSGEHVELANEVRLLFQTANAEKQQFAWFATGEGAEETSRWCIASEDRMPLALILRDCDRAALPEEAKNSGFILDSKQEIRWRMNLDESNDEGQSIGEQQNFLLGELSIEVHS, via the coding sequence ATGAGACGGATAGCACACCGTAGCTTCGCTCTCATCAGGTCGTGTGTCTGCAACGTCATCCTGCTGGCGTTGCTGGGCGGACTGCCTTGTAACGCCGACTCACGGCGCGGTGGTGTCAAACCGCTGCGTTATCGGCAACAGCATGCGGTTATCGTTGGCATCAACTACGACTCGCTCGATCCCGACGCGCAGATCGAAGTGCCGCGTCTGGAGACGGCGGAACAGGATGCCCAGGCTGTTCGCGACATGTTGGTCGATCACTACGGATTCGCTGACGCCAACGTGCATTTGCTGCTCGGCCAGGATGCCACGCTGCAAAAGATCCGCAGCCAATTCGGCTCCGCGTTCCTGGGCGATCCTTCGATCGTGCATGAAGACGACAGCGTGCTCGTTTTTTACGCCGGACATGGCGTGCGACAGCAAAGGTACAGCCAGAAAGAAGAGTCATACGTCGGGATGCTGTATCCATCGGACCTACACGTGATCGAAGGGAAAGGTGTCGATCCAGTCACCTGCTTGCGTATCGATGACATGATGCGAATGCTGCAGGACTACTGCTTGGCGAGACACAAGCTGGTAATTCTCGATAGTTGTCATTCGGGTGAGGTGTTCAACTTCCACAGCTCTCGATCGGCGGGAGTTAATCGCGGACTGCGTGAAACGTTGTTCCATGCCCCGGCTTTGCAAGCGATCGCAGCCGCCCAGGCGACACAGGTCGCAGCGGACTCTGTAGGTGCCAGCGATCATTCGCCGTTCACCAGCGTGCTGTTGGATGCGTTGAAACATGGCCCCGGTGCGGAAGAAGATCGAAGATTGTTCACCGCCAGCGAGCTCTTTGCATTTATTCCACGCCGCATTCGACAATTGGAAAACGTTCGGCAAGATCCCCGAGGCGGCTGGCTTGACGGCGAGGGGGACTTCTATTTCTTCCCCACCGGGTTGGAAGTCGGAACTGCGGAGATGCAGCTTGCAACATCCGCCATGCCCGAGCCAGTTGTGGCTACCGTCCCCGCGGGCCAATCGACAAGCGGGCGTTCCTATCGGTGGTTGTTGGTCGGTATCGCGATGTTTGTGTTCGCGGCGACTGCTTTGCTGCTGCGTCGTATGACATCGCAACCAACAACCACCTTCGCGTCGACACAGCCGCCGATCAACACCGCCCAACCCTTCCCCTTCACCCCGTCGTCGGCTGATGTGACAACTCATCCGACGACGCCGGCAGTTCCTGTTTCAGCCGAGGAAACGAAGAAGTGCCTTGTCTTTGTGGCGGGAGCTAACTGGGAAGCCCATTGTGCGTTTGGACCGGAAGCAGTTTTTGGCCGAGACCCGAATTGTTCCTTTACGCTTCCAGGAGCTTCAAGAAACGTCAGCAACCAGCACTCTCGCGTGACCATCAATCGACAGAACCAATCGATCGCACTCGAAGACTTGAACTCTCGCCACGGTACGACCGTCGACGACCAGCCCATTTCCGGGAAGCGGCAATTGAATTCGGGCGAGCATGTGGAACTGGCTAACGAAGTGCGATTGTTGTTTCAAACCGCAAACGCTGAGAAGCAGCAATTTGCTTGGTTTGCCACGGGCGAAGGAGCAGAGGAAACATCCCGTTGGTGTATCGCAAGCGAAGATCGGATGCCGCTGGCTTTGATTCTTCGCGATTGCGATCGAGCCGCATTGCCGGAAGAAGCAAAGAACTCGGGGTTTATCCTCGATTCGAAACAGGAGATTCGCTGGCGGATGAATCTGGACGAATCGAATGATGAGGGGCAATCGATAGGCGAACAACAGAATTTTCTCCTCGGTGAATTATCGATTGAGGTACACAGTTGA